One genomic window of Elaeis guineensis isolate ETL-2024a chromosome 2, EG11, whole genome shotgun sequence includes the following:
- the LOC105038157 gene encoding auxin response factor 11 isoform X3: MEQLLSSTDQELDQQIPLFNLPSKILCRVVNVQLRAEAETDEVYAQITLHPESDQSEPKSPDPCLPEPRRPTVNSFCKILTASDTSTHGGFSVLRRHATECLPPLVSSIFSFPSFLSSVFSVQMLSHLFRVIFSFGQDMSQSTPTQELAAKDLHGFEWRFKHIFRGQPRRHLLTTGWSTFVTSKRLVAGDAFIFMRGENGDLCVGVRRLARQQNTIPSSVISSQSMHLGVLATASHAVSTQSLFIVYYKPRISQFIVRVNKYLEAVKNGFTVGMRFKMRFEGEDVPEKRFTGTITGVGDISSQWGGSKWRSLNVQWDEATNIQRPERVSPWDIEPFTGPMTALNVTQQVLTRNKRSRSPLDLSSLEASLGFWCTGKTQSQEVGTLNAADAQTSEMQVFWPHRPKEGNDSNFMNSHSQCNKSLADYWLKDLHSPLKSPSSLMTDVSLKLFEDVKGETHAIHPSWPYISTCMNEEPSLRLGNNTEKWKKSESSNSYRLFGIDLVNPSSSIEKATVGHISLSSATVEDPLQATASLEDSGQHSGKAPKEQKQESQVSPKEIQIKQNCSTRSRTKVHMQGIAVGRAVDLTNLESYDDLILELEEMFEIKGELHLRNKWEVVYTDDEGDMMLVGDDPWPEFCKMAKKIYIYTSEEVRKMRPRSKFAAAPASAGEGGGGATSCSSESAHK; the protein is encoded by the exons ATGGAGCAG CTGCTGTCGTCAACGGATCAGGAGTTAGACCAGCAGATTCCCCTGTTCAATCTTCCTTCAAAGATCCTCTGCCGCGTTGTTAACGTCCAACTGAGG GCCGAAGCTGAAACTGATGAAGTCTATGCTCAAATTACTCTACACCCGGAATCGGAT CAAAGCGAGCCTAAAAGTCCTGACCCATGTCTTCCCGAGCCACGGAGACCGACGGTCAACTCATTCTGTAAGATTTTGACAGCATCCGACACGAGCACCCATGGGGGTTTCTCGGTTCTTCGCCGACATGCCACCGAATGCCTCCCTCCTCTTGTCAGTTCTATCTTTTCTTTCCCTTCGTTTCTGTCATCCGTTTTTAGCGTTCAGATGCTCTCTCATCTCTTTCGGGTTATCTTTTCCTTTGGGCAGGATATGTCGCAGTCAACCCCGACTCAGGAGCTTGCTGCCAAGGATCTCCATGGTTTCGAATGGCGATTCAAACACATCTTTAGAG GTCAACCACGGAGGCATTTGCTTACAACTGGTTGGAGTACGTTTGTAACCTCTAAGAGATTAGTTGCTGGTGATGCATTCATTTTTATGAG GGGGGAAAATGGAGACCTGTGTGTTGGTGTCAGACGCCTTGCTCGACAGCAGAATACAATTCCATCTTctgtgatctcaagtcagagcatGCACCTTGGAGTGCTTGCCACTGCATCACATGCTGTCTCAACTCAGTCTCTTTTCATAGTATACTACAAGCCCAG GATTAGTCAATTTATTGTTCGTGTTAACAAGTATTTGGAGGCGGTTAAAAATGGATTCACAGTTGGGATGAGATTTAAGATGAGATttgaaggagaagatgttccGGAGAAAAG GTTTACTGGGACCATAACTGGAGTAGGAGATATTTCTTCTCAATGGGGAGGTTCTAAGTGGAGATCATTGAAC GTACAATGGGATGAAGCCACTAACATTCAGAGACCAGAAAGGGTTTCCCCATGGGATATCGAGCCCTTTACTGGTCCTATGACTGCCTTAAATGTCACTCAACAAGTGcttacaaggaataaaagatCTCGCTCGCCCTTGGATCTCTCAAGTTTGG AAGCTTCTTTGGGATTCTGGTGCACAGGAAAAACGCAATCGCAGGAAGTAGGCACATTGAACGCCGCTGATGCCCAGACATCTGAGATGCAAGTTTTCTGGCCACATAGaccaaaagaaggcaatgattctaatttcatgaatagcCATAGCCAGTGCAACAAAAGTTTAGCAGATTATTGGTTGAAGGATCTTCATTCTCCATTAAAGAGCCCATCATCCTTGATGACCGATGTTTCTCTGAAGTTGTTTGAGGATGTAAAAGGAGAGACACATGCTATCCATCCTTCATGGCCTTACATATCTACATGCATGAATGAGGAGCCTTCGTTGAGGTTGGGTAACAACACAGAAAAATGGAAGAAATCTGAGAGTAGCAACAGTTACAGGTTATTTGGGATTGATTTGGTCAATCCCTCCAGTAGCATAGAGAAGGCAACGGTTGGCCATATTAGCTTATCAAGTGCCACCGTTGAGGATCCTCTTCAGGCGACTGCATCGCTCGAAGACTCCGGCCAGCATTCCGGGAAAGCTCCCAAAGAGCAGAAACAAGAGTCGCAAGTATCTCCAAAGGAGATACAAATTAAGCAGAACTGTTCTACGAGAAGCCGCACCAAG GTTCACATGCAAGGAATTGCGGTTGGTCGAGCTGTCGATCTAACAAATTTGGAAAGTTATGATGACTTAATACTGGAGCTGGAGGAGATGTTTGAGATCAAAGGAGAGCTCCACCTTCGGAACAAATGGGAAGTGGTATACACAGATGACGAGGGTGACATGATGCTAGTCGGCGATGATCCCTGGCC GGAATTCTGTAAGATGGCAAAGAAGATATACATCTACACGAGTGAAGAGGTGAGAAAGATGAGGCCCAGGAGCAAGTTTGCTGCAGCTCCAGCATCAGCAGGTGAAGGTGGTGGTGGAGCTACTAGCTGTTCTTCAGAAAGTGCCCACAAATGA
- the LOC105038157 gene encoding auxin response factor 11 isoform X1 encodes MAFVSASPASPSSERPEAGWGEEGLYEELWRACAGPLVEVPRGGERVFYFPQGHMEQLLSSTDQELDQQIPLFNLPSKILCRVVNVQLRAEAETDEVYAQITLHPESDQSEPKSPDPCLPEPRRPTVNSFCKILTASDTSTHGGFSVLRRHATECLPPLVSSIFSFPSFLSSVFSVQMLSHLFRVIFSFGQDMSQSTPTQELAAKDLHGFEWRFKHIFRGQPRRHLLTTGWSTFVTSKRLVAGDAFIFMRGENGDLCVGVRRLARQQNTIPSSVISSQSMHLGVLATASHAVSTQSLFIVYYKPRISQFIVRVNKYLEAVKNGFTVGMRFKMRFEGEDVPEKRFTGTITGVGDISSQWGGSKWRSLNVQWDEATNIQRPERVSPWDIEPFTGPMTALNVTQQVLTRNKRSRSPLDLSSLEASLGFWCTGKTQSQEVGTLNAADAQTSEMQVFWPHRPKEGNDSNFMNSHSQCNKSLADYWLKDLHSPLKSPSSLMTDVSLKLFEDVKGETHAIHPSWPYISTCMNEEPSLRLGNNTEKWKKSESSNSYRLFGIDLVNPSSSIEKATVGHISLSSATVEDPLQATASLEDSGQHSGKAPKEQKQESQVSPKEIQIKQNCSTRSRTKVHMQGIAVGRAVDLTNLESYDDLILELEEMFEIKGELHLRNKWEVVYTDDEGDMMLVGDDPWPEFCKMAKKIYIYTSEEVRKMRPRSKFAAAPASAGEGGGGATSCSSESAHK; translated from the exons ATGGCGTTTGTATCGGCGTCTCCGGCGAGCCCGTCGAGCGAGAGGCCGGAGGCAG GTTGGGGAGAGGAGGGGCTGTACGAGGAGCTATGGAGAGCGTGCGCGGGGCCGCTGGTGGAGGTCCCGCGGGGGGGCGAGAGGGTATTCTACTTCCCACAAGGGCATATGGAGCAG CTGCTGTCGTCAACGGATCAGGAGTTAGACCAGCAGATTCCCCTGTTCAATCTTCCTTCAAAGATCCTCTGCCGCGTTGTTAACGTCCAACTGAGG GCCGAAGCTGAAACTGATGAAGTCTATGCTCAAATTACTCTACACCCGGAATCGGAT CAAAGCGAGCCTAAAAGTCCTGACCCATGTCTTCCCGAGCCACGGAGACCGACGGTCAACTCATTCTGTAAGATTTTGACAGCATCCGACACGAGCACCCATGGGGGTTTCTCGGTTCTTCGCCGACATGCCACCGAATGCCTCCCTCCTCTTGTCAGTTCTATCTTTTCTTTCCCTTCGTTTCTGTCATCCGTTTTTAGCGTTCAGATGCTCTCTCATCTCTTTCGGGTTATCTTTTCCTTTGGGCAGGATATGTCGCAGTCAACCCCGACTCAGGAGCTTGCTGCCAAGGATCTCCATGGTTTCGAATGGCGATTCAAACACATCTTTAGAG GTCAACCACGGAGGCATTTGCTTACAACTGGTTGGAGTACGTTTGTAACCTCTAAGAGATTAGTTGCTGGTGATGCATTCATTTTTATGAG GGGGGAAAATGGAGACCTGTGTGTTGGTGTCAGACGCCTTGCTCGACAGCAGAATACAATTCCATCTTctgtgatctcaagtcagagcatGCACCTTGGAGTGCTTGCCACTGCATCACATGCTGTCTCAACTCAGTCTCTTTTCATAGTATACTACAAGCCCAG GATTAGTCAATTTATTGTTCGTGTTAACAAGTATTTGGAGGCGGTTAAAAATGGATTCACAGTTGGGATGAGATTTAAGATGAGATttgaaggagaagatgttccGGAGAAAAG GTTTACTGGGACCATAACTGGAGTAGGAGATATTTCTTCTCAATGGGGAGGTTCTAAGTGGAGATCATTGAAC GTACAATGGGATGAAGCCACTAACATTCAGAGACCAGAAAGGGTTTCCCCATGGGATATCGAGCCCTTTACTGGTCCTATGACTGCCTTAAATGTCACTCAACAAGTGcttacaaggaataaaagatCTCGCTCGCCCTTGGATCTCTCAAGTTTGG AAGCTTCTTTGGGATTCTGGTGCACAGGAAAAACGCAATCGCAGGAAGTAGGCACATTGAACGCCGCTGATGCCCAGACATCTGAGATGCAAGTTTTCTGGCCACATAGaccaaaagaaggcaatgattctaatttcatgaatagcCATAGCCAGTGCAACAAAAGTTTAGCAGATTATTGGTTGAAGGATCTTCATTCTCCATTAAAGAGCCCATCATCCTTGATGACCGATGTTTCTCTGAAGTTGTTTGAGGATGTAAAAGGAGAGACACATGCTATCCATCCTTCATGGCCTTACATATCTACATGCATGAATGAGGAGCCTTCGTTGAGGTTGGGTAACAACACAGAAAAATGGAAGAAATCTGAGAGTAGCAACAGTTACAGGTTATTTGGGATTGATTTGGTCAATCCCTCCAGTAGCATAGAGAAGGCAACGGTTGGCCATATTAGCTTATCAAGTGCCACCGTTGAGGATCCTCTTCAGGCGACTGCATCGCTCGAAGACTCCGGCCAGCATTCCGGGAAAGCTCCCAAAGAGCAGAAACAAGAGTCGCAAGTATCTCCAAAGGAGATACAAATTAAGCAGAACTGTTCTACGAGAAGCCGCACCAAG GTTCACATGCAAGGAATTGCGGTTGGTCGAGCTGTCGATCTAACAAATTTGGAAAGTTATGATGACTTAATACTGGAGCTGGAGGAGATGTTTGAGATCAAAGGAGAGCTCCACCTTCGGAACAAATGGGAAGTGGTATACACAGATGACGAGGGTGACATGATGCTAGTCGGCGATGATCCCTGGCC GGAATTCTGTAAGATGGCAAAGAAGATATACATCTACACGAGTGAAGAGGTGAGAAAGATGAGGCCCAGGAGCAAGTTTGCTGCAGCTCCAGCATCAGCAGGTGAAGGTGGTGGTGGAGCTACTAGCTGTTCTTCAGAAAGTGCCCACAAATGA
- the LOC105038157 gene encoding auxin response factor 11 isoform X2, producing the protein MAFVSASPASPSSERPEAGWGEEGLYEELWRACAGPLVEVPRGGERVFYFPQGHMEQLLSSTDQELDQQIPLFNLPSKILCRVVNVQLRAEAETDEVYAQITLHPESDQSEPKSPDPCLPEPRRPTVNSFCKILTASDTSTHGGFSVLRRHATECLPPLDMSQSTPTQELAAKDLHGFEWRFKHIFRGQPRRHLLTTGWSTFVTSKRLVAGDAFIFMRGENGDLCVGVRRLARQQNTIPSSVISSQSMHLGVLATASHAVSTQSLFIVYYKPRISQFIVRVNKYLEAVKNGFTVGMRFKMRFEGEDVPEKRFTGTITGVGDISSQWGGSKWRSLNVQWDEATNIQRPERVSPWDIEPFTGPMTALNVTQQVLTRNKRSRSPLDLSSLEASLGFWCTGKTQSQEVGTLNAADAQTSEMQVFWPHRPKEGNDSNFMNSHSQCNKSLADYWLKDLHSPLKSPSSLMTDVSLKLFEDVKGETHAIHPSWPYISTCMNEEPSLRLGNNTEKWKKSESSNSYRLFGIDLVNPSSSIEKATVGHISLSSATVEDPLQATASLEDSGQHSGKAPKEQKQESQVSPKEIQIKQNCSTRSRTKVHMQGIAVGRAVDLTNLESYDDLILELEEMFEIKGELHLRNKWEVVYTDDEGDMMLVGDDPWPEFCKMAKKIYIYTSEEVRKMRPRSKFAAAPASAGEGGGGATSCSSESAHK; encoded by the exons ATGGCGTTTGTATCGGCGTCTCCGGCGAGCCCGTCGAGCGAGAGGCCGGAGGCAG GTTGGGGAGAGGAGGGGCTGTACGAGGAGCTATGGAGAGCGTGCGCGGGGCCGCTGGTGGAGGTCCCGCGGGGGGGCGAGAGGGTATTCTACTTCCCACAAGGGCATATGGAGCAG CTGCTGTCGTCAACGGATCAGGAGTTAGACCAGCAGATTCCCCTGTTCAATCTTCCTTCAAAGATCCTCTGCCGCGTTGTTAACGTCCAACTGAGG GCCGAAGCTGAAACTGATGAAGTCTATGCTCAAATTACTCTACACCCGGAATCGGAT CAAAGCGAGCCTAAAAGTCCTGACCCATGTCTTCCCGAGCCACGGAGACCGACGGTCAACTCATTCTGTAAGATTTTGACAGCATCCGACACGAGCACCCATGGGGGTTTCTCGGTTCTTCGCCGACATGCCACCGAATGCCTCCCTCCTCTT GATATGTCGCAGTCAACCCCGACTCAGGAGCTTGCTGCCAAGGATCTCCATGGTTTCGAATGGCGATTCAAACACATCTTTAGAG GTCAACCACGGAGGCATTTGCTTACAACTGGTTGGAGTACGTTTGTAACCTCTAAGAGATTAGTTGCTGGTGATGCATTCATTTTTATGAG GGGGGAAAATGGAGACCTGTGTGTTGGTGTCAGACGCCTTGCTCGACAGCAGAATACAATTCCATCTTctgtgatctcaagtcagagcatGCACCTTGGAGTGCTTGCCACTGCATCACATGCTGTCTCAACTCAGTCTCTTTTCATAGTATACTACAAGCCCAG GATTAGTCAATTTATTGTTCGTGTTAACAAGTATTTGGAGGCGGTTAAAAATGGATTCACAGTTGGGATGAGATTTAAGATGAGATttgaaggagaagatgttccGGAGAAAAG GTTTACTGGGACCATAACTGGAGTAGGAGATATTTCTTCTCAATGGGGAGGTTCTAAGTGGAGATCATTGAAC GTACAATGGGATGAAGCCACTAACATTCAGAGACCAGAAAGGGTTTCCCCATGGGATATCGAGCCCTTTACTGGTCCTATGACTGCCTTAAATGTCACTCAACAAGTGcttacaaggaataaaagatCTCGCTCGCCCTTGGATCTCTCAAGTTTGG AAGCTTCTTTGGGATTCTGGTGCACAGGAAAAACGCAATCGCAGGAAGTAGGCACATTGAACGCCGCTGATGCCCAGACATCTGAGATGCAAGTTTTCTGGCCACATAGaccaaaagaaggcaatgattctaatttcatgaatagcCATAGCCAGTGCAACAAAAGTTTAGCAGATTATTGGTTGAAGGATCTTCATTCTCCATTAAAGAGCCCATCATCCTTGATGACCGATGTTTCTCTGAAGTTGTTTGAGGATGTAAAAGGAGAGACACATGCTATCCATCCTTCATGGCCTTACATATCTACATGCATGAATGAGGAGCCTTCGTTGAGGTTGGGTAACAACACAGAAAAATGGAAGAAATCTGAGAGTAGCAACAGTTACAGGTTATTTGGGATTGATTTGGTCAATCCCTCCAGTAGCATAGAGAAGGCAACGGTTGGCCATATTAGCTTATCAAGTGCCACCGTTGAGGATCCTCTTCAGGCGACTGCATCGCTCGAAGACTCCGGCCAGCATTCCGGGAAAGCTCCCAAAGAGCAGAAACAAGAGTCGCAAGTATCTCCAAAGGAGATACAAATTAAGCAGAACTGTTCTACGAGAAGCCGCACCAAG GTTCACATGCAAGGAATTGCGGTTGGTCGAGCTGTCGATCTAACAAATTTGGAAAGTTATGATGACTTAATACTGGAGCTGGAGGAGATGTTTGAGATCAAAGGAGAGCTCCACCTTCGGAACAAATGGGAAGTGGTATACACAGATGACGAGGGTGACATGATGCTAGTCGGCGATGATCCCTGGCC GGAATTCTGTAAGATGGCAAAGAAGATATACATCTACACGAGTGAAGAGGTGAGAAAGATGAGGCCCAGGAGCAAGTTTGCTGCAGCTCCAGCATCAGCAGGTGAAGGTGGTGGTGGAGCTACTAGCTGTTCTTCAGAAAGTGCCCACAAATGA